A window from Desulfovibrio porci encodes these proteins:
- the recD2 gene encoding SF1B family DNA helicase RecD2: protein MADLPLLRDPDAVELTGTVERVIFHNEENGYTVLRLLPDKGRPGEAKVAGAPPRTVSRDPVSCVGHMVDPQAGVQLRVAGRWVNNARFGRQVEFSSSEEVLPATSEGIRLYLASGLIKGVGEELAGRIVEVFGTDTIRMLDEEPERLLQVRGVGRKSLARIRESWAEHRGMRDLLLFLQPHGITPAYAVRIYRAYGSQALNVVRENPYRLAMDIHGIGFVTADAAAAKLGFEPDHPLRIQAGTLYILQKATDDGNVYLPEAKLVQEVCVQLNVEPERALDAIAALELDERLVREDLEALGGAAGPGEESGEDGEEGNEVGVYLRRYHHCEAKTAFYLQRLLHSPKAVRFENPDALVDKVTGELPIALAPEQLEAVRTAARSKVMVLTGGPGTGKTTIINAIIKLFGEVRARILLAAPTGRAAKRMAETSGREARTIHRLLEYSPKEDGFARNEDNPLACGLLVVDEASMMDTLLFYHLLKAVPLGATLVLVGDVYQLPSVGPGNVLADIIASGVVPVVELTEIFRQSAESEIICNAHLINHGEVPNLESSKERLSDFYFIHQNNPEKAADLMVDLVKNHIPRRFGLDPVDDIQVLTPMHKGAVGAGQMNTRLQEALNPNGLEVRRGDRAFRLHDKVMQVRNNYEKDVFNGDMGRIVFLDPKERTLSVNFDERVVPYDFDELDELAPAYAISIHKSQGSEYPAVVIPIMMQHYVLLQRNLIYTGVTRGKKLVVLVGESRALHMAVKNNKTRKRYTRLAQRLNPGN, encoded by the coding sequence ATGGCCGACCTGCCCCTGCTGCGCGATCCTGACGCCGTGGAACTTACCGGCACGGTGGAGCGCGTGATCTTCCACAATGAAGAGAACGGCTACACCGTCCTGCGTCTGTTGCCGGACAAAGGCCGTCCCGGCGAGGCCAAGGTGGCGGGCGCGCCGCCGCGTACCGTGAGCCGCGATCCCGTGTCCTGCGTGGGGCATATGGTGGACCCGCAGGCCGGCGTGCAGCTCAGGGTGGCCGGACGCTGGGTGAACAACGCCCGTTTCGGCCGCCAGGTGGAATTCTCCAGCTCCGAGGAAGTGCTGCCCGCCACCAGCGAGGGCATCCGCCTCTATCTGGCCTCGGGCCTGATCAAGGGCGTGGGCGAGGAGCTGGCCGGGCGCATTGTGGAAGTCTTCGGCACGGACACCATCCGCATGCTGGATGAGGAGCCGGAACGCCTGCTCCAGGTGCGCGGCGTGGGCCGCAAAAGCCTGGCGCGCATCCGCGAATCATGGGCCGAGCACCGGGGCATGCGCGATCTGCTGCTTTTTCTCCAGCCTCACGGCATCACCCCGGCCTATGCCGTGCGCATCTACCGGGCCTACGGCAGCCAGGCCCTCAACGTGGTGCGTGAAAATCCCTACCGGCTGGCCATGGACATCCACGGCATCGGCTTTGTCACGGCCGACGCGGCCGCCGCCAAGCTCGGCTTCGAGCCGGACCACCCCCTGCGCATCCAGGCCGGGACGCTCTATATCCTGCAAAAGGCCACGGACGACGGCAACGTCTACCTGCCCGAAGCCAAACTGGTGCAGGAGGTCTGCGTCCAGCTGAATGTGGAGCCGGAGCGGGCTCTGGACGCCATCGCCGCCCTGGAACTGGACGAGCGTCTGGTGCGGGAAGACCTGGAGGCTCTTGGCGGCGCTGCCGGACCCGGCGAAGAGAGCGGCGAGGACGGAGAGGAGGGCAATGAAGTGGGCGTCTATCTGCGCCGTTATCACCATTGCGAAGCCAAAACCGCCTTTTATCTCCAGCGCCTGCTGCATTCGCCCAAGGCCGTGCGTTTCGAAAACCCGGACGCCCTGGTGGACAAAGTCACCGGCGAGCTGCCCATCGCCCTGGCCCCGGAACAACTGGAGGCCGTGCGCACTGCGGCGCGCAGCAAGGTCATGGTGCTTACCGGCGGGCCGGGCACGGGCAAAACCACCATTATCAACGCCATCATCAAACTGTTCGGCGAGGTGCGGGCGCGCATTCTGCTGGCCGCGCCCACAGGCCGGGCCGCCAAGCGCATGGCCGAAACCTCGGGCCGCGAGGCGCGCACCATCCACCGCCTGCTTGAATACAGTCCCAAGGAGGACGGCTTCGCCCGCAACGAGGACAATCCCCTGGCCTGCGGCCTGCTGGTGGTGGATGAAGCCTCCATGATGGACACCCTGCTCTTCTACCACCTGCTCAAGGCCGTTCCCCTGGGCGCGACCCTGGTGCTGGTGGGCGACGTCTACCAGTTGCCCTCGGTGGGGCCGGGCAACGTGCTGGCGGACATCATCGCCTCGGGCGTGGTGCCGGTGGTGGAGCTGACCGAAATTTTCCGTCAGTCCGCGGAAAGCGAAATCATCTGCAACGCGCACCTCATCAACCACGGCGAGGTGCCGAACCTGGAATCCAGCAAGGAGCGGCTCTCGGACTTTTACTTCATCCACCAGAACAACCCGGAAAAAGCGGCGGACCTGATGGTGGATCTGGTGAAGAACCACATCCCGCGCCGCTTTGGCCTGGACCCGGTGGACGACATCCAGGTGCTCACCCCCATGCACAAAGGGGCCGTGGGCGCGGGGCAGATGAACACGCGTCTGCAGGAAGCCCTGAACCCCAACGGTCTGGAGGTGCGGCGCGGCGACCGGGCCTTCCGCCTGCACGACAAGGTCATGCAGGTGCGCAACAATTACGAGAAGGACGTCTTCAACGGCGACATGGGCCGCATCGTCTTTCTGGACCCCAAAGAGCGCACGCTGAGCGTCAATTTTGACGAGCGCGTGGTTCCCTATGATTTTGACGAACTGGACGAACTGGCCCCGGCCTATGCCATTTCCATCCACAAATCACAGGGCTCGGAGTACCCGGCCGTGGTCATTCCCATTATGATGCAGCATTACGTGCTCTTGCAGCGCAACCTGATCTACACGGGCGTGACGCGCGGCAAAAAGCTGGTAGTGCTGGTGGGCGAATCCCGCGCCCTGCACATGGCCGTCAAGAACAACAAAACCCGCAAGCGCTATACGCGTCTGGCCCAACGGCTGAACCCCGGAAACTGA
- a CDS encoding helix-hairpin-helix domain-containing protein: MNPQATAKTRSLADLKSVGKASLADFHLLGVDSVAALAAADPRELYERLCRLQGVTVDICQYDLFCCAVAQARDPHLPPEQCDWFWWSRRRKTRNATGAGGAED, translated from the coding sequence GTGAATCCTCAAGCCACGGCAAAAACACGCTCCCTGGCGGATCTGAAATCCGTGGGCAAGGCTTCGCTGGCGGATTTCCACCTGCTGGGCGTGGACAGCGTGGCGGCCCTGGCTGCTGCTGATCCGCGTGAGCTTTACGAGCGTCTCTGCCGTCTGCAAGGCGTCACGGTGGACATCTGCCAGTACGATCTTTTTTGCTGCGCCGTGGCCCAGGCCCGCGATCCGCACCTGCCGCCGGAACAGTGCGACTGGTTCTGGTGGTCGCGCCGACGCAAGACGCGCAATGCTACCGGGGCAGGCGGGGCGGAGGACTGA
- the aroC gene encoding chorismate synthase, protein MAGNTFGRILRLTTFGESHGPGLGGVLDGCPAGLELCEADMQAELDLRKPGQGPTATKRKESDTVRLLSGVFEGRTTGTPIGFYIANEDQRSRDYGNLADVFRPGHADWGYFQKYNGLRDHRGGGRSSGRETAARVAGGVIAKKILARKDVGIQAACVELGGIAVPAGDVDMERALSRPYFAASDAAPALWDAAVAEARKAGDTLGGIVQIVARNVPAGLGEPVFDKLEAVLAHAIMSVGAVKGVEVGEGFAAARLRGSQNNDALLPGADGSISSARFTSNHAGGILGGISSGQDIVLRAAVKPIASIAQEQQTVDKEGRAAAVLVGGRHDLSAIPRIVPVLSAMTALALADALLLQSRMEHGL, encoded by the coding sequence ATGGCGGGCAATACCTTCGGGCGCATCCTGCGTCTGACCACTTTTGGAGAATCCCACGGTCCGGGTCTGGGCGGCGTGCTGGACGGCTGCCCGGCCGGTCTGGAGCTTTGCGAGGCCGACATGCAGGCCGAACTGGATCTGCGCAAGCCCGGCCAGGGCCCCACGGCCACCAAGCGCAAGGAGTCCGACACGGTGCGTCTGCTCTCGGGCGTGTTCGAGGGCCGCACCACGGGCACGCCCATCGGCTTTTACATCGCCAACGAAGACCAGCGCTCACGCGACTACGGCAATCTGGCCGACGTCTTCCGGCCCGGCCATGCGGACTGGGGCTATTTTCAGAAATACAACGGCCTCCGCGACCATCGCGGCGGCGGGCGCTCCTCGGGCCGGGAGACGGCCGCGCGCGTGGCGGGCGGCGTCATCGCCAAAAAAATTCTGGCCCGCAAGGACGTCGGTATACAGGCGGCCTGCGTGGAACTGGGCGGCATTGCCGTGCCCGCCGGGGACGTTGACATGGAGCGCGCCCTGAGCCGCCCCTATTTCGCGGCTTCCGACGCCGCCCCGGCCCTCTGGGACGCGGCTGTGGCCGAGGCGCGCAAGGCCGGTGACACACTGGGCGGCATCGTGCAAATCGTGGCCCGCAATGTGCCCGCCGGGCTGGGCGAGCCGGTCTTCGACAAGCTGGAGGCCGTGCTGGCCCACGCCATCATGAGCGTGGGCGCGGTCAAGGGCGTGGAAGTGGGCGAAGGCTTCGCGGCAGCCCGCTTGCGCGGTTCGCAAAACAACGACGCCCTGCTGCCCGGTGCGGACGGCTCCATCTCCTCCGCCCGTTTCACCTCCAATCACGCGGGCGGCATACTGGGCGGCATTTCCAGCGGTCAGGACATTGTGCTGCGCGCGGCCGTCAAGCCCATTGCCTCCATCGCCCAAGAACAACAAACTGTGGACAAGGAAGGCCGGGCCGCCGCGGTGTTGGTCGGGGGACGTCACGACCTGTCCGCCATTCCGCGCATTGTGCCTGTGCTTTCGGCCATGACCGCCCTGGCCCTGGCCGACGCCCTGCTGCTGCAAAGCCGCATGGAGCACGGCCTGTGA
- the amrA gene encoding AmmeMemoRadiSam system protein A, translated as MALSFSLNDAERDYLSRVARLAIESALAGRDAARPPEPPASAGAAAAGPDTLRRALGSFVTLTLDGRLRGCIGTIVGREPLFLNVWRMARAAAFEDPRFPPLTVREWPETASHISVLDELTPCPDPQAIEVGRHGLALQYMGRSGVFLPQVPVEQGWDRATYLEQLCAKAGLPGGSWRAPGARLFWYEALVF; from the coding sequence ATGGCGCTTTCCTTTTCCCTGAATGACGCGGAGCGGGACTATCTGAGCCGCGTGGCCCGTCTGGCCATCGAAAGCGCTCTGGCCGGGAGGGACGCGGCCCGGCCGCCGGAGCCGCCGGCGAGCGCGGGTGCAGCGGCGGCAGGCCCGGACACGTTGCGCCGCGCGTTGGGTTCTTTTGTAACGCTTACCCTGGACGGTCGCTTGCGCGGTTGCATCGGAACCATTGTGGGCCGCGAACCGCTCTTTCTGAATGTGTGGCGAATGGCCCGCGCCGCCGCTTTTGAAGACCCGCGTTTCCCGCCGCTGACCGTGCGCGAATGGCCCGAAACCGCTTCCCATATTTCCGTGCTGGACGAACTGACTCCCTGCCCGGACCCGCAAGCCATTGAAGTGGGACGGCACGGTCTTGCCCTGCAATACATGGGGCGCAGCGGCGTTTTTCTGCCGCAGGTGCCCGTGGAACAGGGCTGGGATCGCGCAACCTACCTGGAACAGCTCTGCGCCAAGGCGGGCCTGCCCGGCGGCAGCTGGCGCGCGCCCGGCGCGCGGCTGTTCTGGTATGAAGCGCTGGTGTTTTGA
- the ribB gene encoding 3,4-dihydroxy-2-butanone-4-phosphate synthase — protein MRRALDAVRAGQGVCIVDDEDRENEGDLIFSAQTLSVPQMALLIRHCSGIVCLCLTDERVRRLGLPMMTEVNTNTQGTAFTVSIEAAVGVTTGVSAADRVTTVLAAVRPGARPEDLRRPGHVFPLRARPGGVLERRGHTEATVDLMALAGLAPCGVLCELTNEDGSMARLPEVAAFARAHSMPLLSVEDIAAWRRAAGEEKTRQAGQVA, from the coding sequence ATGCGCCGCGCTCTGGACGCGGTGCGCGCCGGACAGGGCGTCTGCATCGTGGACGATGAAGACCGCGAAAATGAAGGGGATCTGATTTTTTCGGCCCAGACTCTCAGCGTGCCCCAGATGGCCCTGCTGATCCGGCATTGCAGCGGCATCGTCTGCCTTTGCCTGACGGACGAGCGCGTCCGCCGCCTTGGTCTGCCCATGATGACCGAGGTCAACACCAATACGCAGGGCACGGCCTTCACCGTATCCATTGAGGCGGCCGTCGGCGTGACAACCGGCGTTTCCGCCGCCGACCGGGTGACGACGGTTCTGGCGGCCGTCAGGCCCGGAGCCCGCCCCGAGGATCTGCGCCGTCCGGGCCATGTCTTTCCGTTGCGGGCCCGCCCCGGCGGCGTACTGGAGCGGCGGGGACACACCGAAGCCACAGTGGATCTCATGGCTCTGGCCGGTCTTGCTCCCTGCGGGGTCCTTTGCGAACTGACCAATGAGGACGGCAGCATGGCCCGCCTGCCGGAAGTGGCGGCCTTTGCCCGCGCGCACAGCATGCCGTTGCTCAGTGTGGAAGATATCGCGGCCTGGCGGCGGGCGGCCGGAGAAGAAAAAACACGGCAGGCCGGTCAGGTGGCCTGA